A section of the Deltaproteobacteria bacterium genome encodes:
- a CDS encoding hydrogenase small subunit has translation MKMNIGLAKEGVEERLKNRGVSRREFLKFCGSIAVIMGLDASYAPKIAEALTAKKRPSVVYLSNAECTGCSEALLRTMQPYIDELILDTISLDYQENLMAGAGSAVEAALHQAIKSPEGYICVIEGAIPTKNNGLYGKVAGKTMLQICSTIAPKAKAVISMGACASFGGIQAAKPNPTGAKGVNAALKHLKVKAINVPGCPPNPHNFVGTVVHYLTKGVPKLDANNRPVIFYGETVHDQCPRRKHFEKEEFAPSFGSEEARKGWCLYKLGCKGPDTFNNCPKIKFNQTNFPMQAGHPCLGCSEPDFWDKMSPFYEAG, from the coding sequence ATGAAGATGAATATCGGTCTGGCCAAGGAAGGGGTTGAGGAACGTCTAAAAAACCGGGGGGTTTCCCGCCGGGAATTTCTTAAATTTTGTGGAAGTATTGCCGTCATTATGGGTCTTGATGCCTCCTATGCACCCAAGATCGCTGAAGCCCTGACTGCTAAAAAAAGACCTTCTGTAGTCTACCTGAGCAATGCCGAGTGTACGGGTTGTTCGGAAGCCCTGCTCAGGACAATGCAACCTTATATTGACGAGTTGATTCTGGATACCATTTCTCTGGATTACCAGGAAAATCTCATGGCCGGCGCCGGAAGCGCCGTTGAAGCCGCCCTGCACCAGGCGATTAAATCCCCGGAAGGTTATATCTGTGTTATCGAGGGGGCAATTCCTACCAAAAACAATGGCCTCTATGGGAAGGTGGCCGGCAAGACCATGTTGCAGATTTGCAGCACTATAGCTCCCAAGGCTAAAGCGGTTATTTCCATGGGGGCCTGTGCCTCCTTTGGCGGCATTCAGGCCGCCAAGCCCAATCCGACCGGGGCCAAAGGGGTTAATGCCGCCCTGAAGCATCTAAAGGTAAAGGCCATCAACGTTCCCGGTTGCCCCCCCAATCCTCATAATTTTGTCGGGACCGTCGTCCATTATCTGACCAAAGGGGTCCCTAAACTGGACGCCAATAATCGCCCCGTTATATTTTACGGTGAGACCGTCCATGACCAGTGTCCCCGCCGAAAACATTTTGAAAAAGAAGAATTCGCTCCCTCCTTCGGATCCGAAGAAGCCAGGAAAGGCTGGTGCCTCTATAAACTGGGCTGCAAAGGACCGGATACCTTTAATAACTGTCCCAAGATAAAATTTAACCAGACCAACTTCCCCATGCAGGCCGGACACCCCTGCCTCGGATGCAGCGAACCGGACTTTTGGGACAAGATGAGCCCATTTTATGAAGCAGGCTGA
- a CDS encoding UPF0182 family protein — translation MALLKRPLLTIGLFLLVLFVIGSSLLGFYTEWLWFKSLGFTSVFLGLINYKFRLGISIGLLSAILFYLNGRLVFRMAHTPYPVNTETFPLNLPSWLEGRLIAFLKPVAILIGIFLGLGAGGQWESFQLFLNAIPIGQSDPVFNRDLSFYLFKLPFLQYLSSWFGGLWFLSLLSGLAIIVFRFQFQLSPRGVTLKPWVKKYLFAVFGVLFLYLAYYFFLSRFDLLFAGRGVVFGPGYVDQKYLIPILGLMIFISLLTGLLFLVQSFKPRGRWIYGILVLFIGAYFIGIYLLPGFIQRFIVTPNEIQMESPYLSRYIQGTLQGYGLSQVEERPLAAESTLTPALINANNLTVKNIRLWDHHPLLETFSQIQEIRTYYKFHSVDNDRYFLNNEYRQVLLSPRELSYVDLPSKGWINEHLIYTHGYGLTLGVVNQVTPEGLPALLIQDIPPVSKSNLKVTQSEIYFGEIENEYIVVNTRQKEFNYPSGEQNVFASYQGKGGIPIGGAISKALWSIRFGAMKILLSSDITPQSRILFDRSIRTRVQKLAPFLMVDRDPYMVISGGRLYWILDAYTQSSYFPYSRPIKKLGNYIRNSVVAVVDAYEGSVQLYIKDEKDPLAQAYGRIFPNLLKPLTAMDPDLKTHLRYPHYLFNIQASIYATYHMMNPQTFYNREDLWEIPGNLQSAKKDMEPYYTIMRLPGEKKEEFLLMIPFTPQKKDNLAAWMAVKCDFPDYGKFVVYRFPKQRLVYGPKQRESRINQDPEISRQLSLWDQRGSKVTLGTLLVIPIEGSLIYVQPLYIKAESGQIPELKRVIVAYENQIAMEETLEKSLNRIFGQEIKKTRDEPSDQPVPAPAGKAQPTQSLGDLAWQNYQKARNALKQENWAAYGQALKDLEQVLKQIKEGKK, via the coding sequence ATGGCCCTTTTAAAACGACCTCTCTTGACTATTGGACTGTTTTTATTAGTCCTTTTCGTGATCGGGTCCAGTCTCCTGGGGTTCTACACCGAATGGCTCTGGTTCAAATCACTGGGATTTACCTCGGTCTTCCTGGGACTCATCAATTATAAATTCCGGTTGGGAATCAGCATCGGTCTTCTTTCCGCCATCCTTTTTTATTTAAACGGCCGTCTGGTCTTTCGAATGGCTCATACCCCCTATCCGGTTAATACGGAAACCTTTCCATTAAACCTGCCGTCCTGGCTGGAAGGGCGTCTGATCGCCTTCTTAAAGCCGGTGGCCATCCTGATCGGGATCTTCCTCGGTCTGGGGGCCGGCGGACAATGGGAATCCTTCCAACTCTTTCTCAATGCCATTCCCATCGGACAATCGGACCCTGTTTTCAACCGTGACCTTTCTTTTTATTTGTTTAAACTCCCTTTTTTACAATATCTGAGCAGTTGGTTCGGGGGGTTGTGGTTTTTATCCCTTCTATCCGGCCTGGCCATAATTGTTTTCAGGTTCCAATTCCAGCTCAGTCCCCGGGGAGTAACCCTGAAACCCTGGGTAAAAAAGTATCTTTTCGCCGTCTTTGGAGTCCTTTTTTTATATCTGGCCTACTATTTTTTCCTCTCCCGATTTGATCTCCTTTTTGCCGGCCGGGGGGTGGTCTTTGGTCCCGGCTATGTGGATCAAAAATATCTCATCCCGATCCTGGGTCTGATGATATTCATCTCCCTTTTGACCGGTCTGCTTTTTCTGGTTCAGTCTTTCAAGCCTAGGGGGCGTTGGATTTATGGGATCCTGGTCTTATTTATAGGCGCTTATTTCATCGGAATTTACTTGCTGCCTGGGTTTATCCAGCGTTTTATCGTTACGCCCAACGAAATACAAATGGAATCGCCCTATCTTTCCCGGTATATCCAGGGGACCCTCCAGGGATACGGCCTCAGCCAGGTGGAAGAACGCCCCCTGGCGGCCGAAAGCACCCTGACTCCGGCTTTGATAAATGCCAACAACCTGACCGTAAAAAATATACGCCTCTGGGACCACCACCCTTTACTCGAAACCTTCAGCCAGATCCAGGAGATCCGGACCTATTATAAATTTCATTCAGTGGATAATGACCGTTATTTCCTGAACAACGAATATCGACAGGTCCTCCTTTCTCCCCGCGAGCTTTCCTATGTGGATCTGCCCAGCAAAGGTTGGATTAATGAACATTTGATTTATACCCATGGCTATGGCCTGACCCTCGGGGTGGTCAATCAGGTAACCCCCGAGGGGCTGCCGGCCCTGCTCATCCAGGATATCCCCCCGGTTTCCAAGAGCAACCTCAAGGTAACCCAGTCGGAGATCTATTTCGGAGAAATTGAAAACGAATATATCGTTGTCAATACACGTCAAAAAGAATTTAATTATCCCTCCGGGGAACAAAATGTCTTTGCCAGTTATCAGGGGAAAGGCGGGATCCCCATCGGGGGGGCCATTAGTAAGGCCTTGTGGTCCATCCGTTTCGGGGCTATGAAAATCCTGCTTTCCTCGGATATCACCCCGCAAAGCCGCATCCTCTTTGATCGGTCGATTCGAACCCGGGTTCAAAAACTGGCCCCATTTCTCATGGTTGACCGGGATCCCTATATGGTGATTTCCGGCGGCCGGCTTTATTGGATTCTGGATGCCTATACCCAGTCCTCTTATTTCCCTTATTCCCGTCCTATAAAAAAACTGGGGAATTATATCCGCAATTCCGTAGTGGCAGTGGTCGATGCCTATGAAGGCTCGGTCCAACTGTATATTAAGGACGAAAAAGATCCTCTGGCCCAGGCTTACGGCCGTATTTTCCCGAATCTTCTTAAACCGCTGACCGCCATGGATCCGGATCTGAAAACCCATTTACGTTATCCCCACTATCTTTTTAATATTCAGGCTTCCATCTACGCTACCTATCACATGATGAATCCCCAGACCTTTTATAATCGGGAAGATCTCTGGGAAATCCCGGGAAATCTGCAATCAGCCAAGAAGGATATGGAACCTTACTATACAATCATGCGTCTCCCGGGGGAAAAGAAAGAAGAATTTCTTCTCATGATCCCCTTTACGCCCCAGAAAAAAGACAACCTGGCGGCCTGGATGGCGGTCAAATGTGATTTCCCGGATTACGGCAAATTTGTGGTCTATCGTTTTCCTAAACAGCGGCTGGTTTATGGGCCCAAACAGAGAGAATCCCGCATCAATCAGGATCCGGAAATTTCCCGGCAGCTCTCTTTGTGGGATCAACGGGGTTCCAAAGTGACTTTGGGGACCCTTCTGGTCATCCCCATCGAGGGCTCTCTGATTTACGTCCAGCCCTTATATATCAAGGCCGAGAGCGGACAGATCCCGGAACTGAAACGGGTCATCGTAGCCTATGAAAACCAGATCGCCATGGAGGAGACCCTGGAAAAATCCCTGAACCGGATTTTTGGACAGGAGATAAAAAAGACCCGGGATGAACCATCCGACCAGCCGGTTCCAGCGCCGGCCGGGAAAGCCCAACCCACCCAATCCCTGGGAGATCTGGCCTGGCAGAACTATCAAAAGGCCCGTAATGCCTTAAAGCAGGAAAACTGGGCGGCCTACGGCCAGGCTTTAAAAGATTTGGAGCAAGTTCTGAAGCAGATTAAGGAAGGGAAGAAA